In Sphingobacterium sp. SYP-B4668, the sequence AAAAGTATGGGTATGGTGGCTACGGATATGCCATGCCTAACTAATACGCTTCTTAAAAGAAAAAAATAGATCTATTACAATATTTAAAGCAATAACTATTATAAAAACAAACTTACGCTGCACCTGATTTGAAATAAATGATCTTTAAATAATAATTTTAGCCGCCTCCAATTTACCCTTCATCTAATTACTTCACAAAATACACGCTCATCACTGTAAGTGATATGGCGAAGCCTTGCACCCCAAAGTAGCAAACCAGTATTTACACAATGTCCGGAAAACTCTATTGGGTCTAATAAAACAACACATTTTTTTACTTCCTCTTAAAGAATCTGACAATGGAAATGGCATTAAATTACAAAAGAAAACTTAAAAAAAACTGGCTGGTTATTTATGTACGTCCTCGTTGGGAAAAAAAGGTTGATAGGTTGTTGCAGGAACAAGGGATTGATACTTTCTGTCCCTTAAGAACTACAGAAAACCAATGGGCGGATAGAAAAAAGATGGTAAGTGTACCACTTTTTACTGGTTATGTTTTTGTTAAAATAGATGATAGAGAGCTTACAAAGGTCAGATATACGCTTGGAGTAGTTAACTATATCTATTTTATGGGGAAGCCAGCTGTGATAAGGGATTCAGAAATTGAACAGCTTAAGGAACTGATGAAAACATATAATAACCTTGAAATAATTAACCTAAAAGATCTTTCGCCTGGTGATAGAGTAAGAATTAAAAGTGGCTTATTCTACAATCATGAAGGTAAAATAATCAAAGTACAAGGAAAAACAGTCCTGATGTCGCTTGACCATATAGAATGCGCATTGGTAACCTGTATCGAGATTAATCATCTTATAAAAGCTTCACCTTTAAACACAGCATTATGCACGAGATAGAACCCGTAAGAATAGCCATAATTGGCCTTGGGTATGTTGGACTTCCACTCGCAGTAGAGTTTGCCAAAAAGCATAAAGTCATTGGTTTTGACATTCTTCAACGAAGGGTGGATGAACTTAACGAAGGCAAAGATTGTACTTTAGAGGTAAGTGAAGAAGAACTCAAAAAAGTGCTAACTTTTTACTGTACAGTTCAAAATGGACTGTATTGCACGAGCGAAAAAGACAAATTAAATTCTTGTAAAGTTTTTATCGTCACCGTTCCGACACCTGTTGATAAAAATAATAGACCAGATTTAACGCCATTAATAAAGGCTAGCAATCTAGTAGCAAGTGTATTAAAAAAAGGAGATATTGTTGTTTATGAATCGACTGTATATCCTGGTGTGACAGAAGATGAGTGTGTTCCTATTTTAGCAGAAAAATCAGGACTAGTTTATAACGAAGATTTTTTCGTAGGATATTCGCCAGAACGGATCAACCCTGGTGATAAGGAACATACAGTTGCCAATATATTAAAAATAACTTCGGGCTCTACACCTGAAACGGCCACTAAAATTGACAATCTTTATAGATCTGTAATTGGGGCAGGCACCCACAAAGCTTCATCAATAAAAGTCGCAGAAGCAGCAAAGATTATAGAAAATGCACAAAGAGACATCAATATTGCCTTTGTTAATGAATTAGCGATGATTTTTAACAGGCTGGGTATAGATACCACTGAAGTGCTTACTGCTGCAGGTACAAAGTGGAATTTTCTGAATTTCAGACCAGGTCTGGTAGGTGGGCATTGTATAGGTGTTGATCCGTATTACCTTGCGCAGAAAGCACAAGAAGTTGGTTATCATCCTGAAATTATTTTGGCTGGGCGTCGCGTAAACGATGGAATGGGAGCTTATGTAGCAGATCAGCTTATTAAACAAATGATCTATAACGGCACGCATATCATAGATGCAGAAGTGTTGGTGTTAGGATTTACTTTTAAGGAAAATTGCCCCGATGTAAGGAATACAAAGGTAATCGACATAGTTAGGAGGTTAGAAGAATATAAAGTAAAGGTCTGCATTCACGATCCTTGGGCCAATTCAGATCAAGTTAAACAAGAGTATGGCGTGATTTGTCAGAACGGGGAATCGAAAAAGAGACAATACGATGCAATTTTAATAGCCGTTGCTCATCAGGAATTTAAACAGCTCGACCTTACAAAGCTCTGCAAAGAAAATACAGTCATTTACGACATCAAATCAGTCTTGCCAAATACCATGGTAAGTGCACGCTTATAACAAATGACTTTAAAGGAAAAGACCATCTCTGGCGTAATATGGGCAGTAGGTCAGCAATTTGGTTCTAAACTAATTAGTTTTTTTATAACCATAGTGCTTGCCCGCATTTTAACCCCGGCAGAATTTGGGTTAATAGCTATGTTATCGGTATTTATATCCATCGGAAATACATTACTAGACAGTGGCCTTACTTCTTCGCTTATACGAACGGCCGATGCAGATCAAAAAGATTTTTCTACCGTTTTTTATTTTAATTTGATAGGGAGCACAATACTTTATTTTATATTATTTTTTTGCGCCCCTCTTATTTCATCGTTTTACCATCAGCAAGTCCTTACAACTATCATTCGTGTTTATAGTCTGATATTTATTTTAAATGCTTTCTTTGGTGTACAAAACACCTGTCTTGTAAAAGAGATGAGGTTTAAAACACAAACAAACATACAAATTCCTTCATCTTTAGCAGGGGGAATTTTAGGAATTATTTTGGCTAAAACCGGATATGGCGTTTGGAGTCTGGTATGGATGAGTTTATTTACTACATTTTTATCTACCATACTTCATTGGATATATTCAGACTGGCGTCCTGCTTTGATATTTGATAAAAAAAGTTTTAACCGTCATTTTGATTTTGGTTATAAAATGACCCTATCGGGAATACTTGACACCCTTTACCAGAATATATATACACTGATTATAGGTAAATTTTACTCTGCCACTCAACTAGGATATTATTCCCGGGCCGATTCTATCAGTCAGCTACCAACAGCAAATATTTCAGCAGCTGTCAATAAAGTTACCTATCCGATGTTTTCAGAAATATCCCATAATAATGTGCAATTGAAAAGGGTAAACAAAAAAGTGATGCAGCAGGTTATTTTTTGGAATGCTCCCATATTGATTTTTATGAGTGTAGCAGCTCAGCCTCTTTTTAGTTTTTTATTAACCGATAAATGGTTGCCAGCAGTACCTTATTTTCAAATACTTTGCATTGCAGGTGTAATGCAGCCCCTTCATGCGTATAATTTAAATATTTTAAAGGTAAAAGGCCGGAGCGATTTGTTTTTAAAACTGGAGGTTATAAAAAAAGCACTAAGTGTAATAGGCATTTTGAGTGTAATACCATTTGGTATTTATGGTCTGTTATATTTTCAATTATCCTTTAATTTTATTGGATTTTACATCAACACAATCTATAGCGGAAAGATGATTAACTATCCGGTCAAAGAACAGATATTAGACATTTTACCCACCATAATCTTAGCTGTCTTTATTGGTATTTCAACTTATCTTCTTGATTCTTTCTTAGTGGATTCTTTTAATATTAACAATTTGACACGGATTATCATAAGTGCTCTGTTTTACGCTCTTACTTATTTAAGTATCAGCAATCTTATAAACCTTACAGCAATAATAGATTTTAAACAATTAATACTAAAAAGATGATACCAGTAACTAAGCCTTTTCTTCCTAAAATAGAGGAATTTGAAAACTATGTAAAAAGCATTTGGGACCGCCAATGGTTAACCAATAATGGCCCTCTAGTTAATGATTTGGAACTTAAACTCAAGCAGTACCTAAATGTGGATTATTTATTATATGTATCCAATGGTACTATTGCTCTCCAGATGGCTATCAGAGCATTGGAATTGAAAGGAGAAATTATTACAACTCCATTCTCTTTTGTTGCTACGACAAATAGTATTTTATGGCAGGGCTGCAAACCAGTATATGTGGATATCGATCCGGATACGTTCAATATTGATCCCAATAACATCGAAGCTGCAATTACTCCTAAAACCTCCGCGATTTTAGCAACGCATGTTTATGGCAACCCATGTGATATTGATGCAATACAAAATATTGCTGATAAATATGGTTTAAAGGTGATATATGATGCAGCCCATTGTTTCGGAACAAAATATAAGAACAGGTCAGTCTTTGCGTATGGAGATATTAGTATCACAAGCTTTCACGCCACTAAATTGTTTCATACCATAGAAGGAGGAGCTGTTTTCACTAAAAAACCAGAGTTGTTAGAGAAAATGGCATTTATGCGAAATTTTGGGTACAGCGGTCCGGATACCTTTGCGCTGGCAGGTATCAATGCTAAAAATTCGGAATTTCATGCAGCTATGGGGTTGTGTAACCTGGGACATATTGATGCCATTCTGGAAAAGAGAAGATCTTTGTCTCTGCATTACCGAGAGAACCTGAAAAAGTTAAAAGTTAAATTTCAGTTCATTGATTCTGCTCCCGATTACAACTACGCCTACTGTCCGATTCTGTTTGATTCAGAAGAACTGATGCATGATTGTATTGTCAAACTTGAATTGGCAGGTGTATATTGCAGAAGGTATTTTTTTCCTTCTTTGGCTACATTACCGTTTGTAAGCCGTAAAAGAATGCCCGTATGCGATTCTGTGGTAAAGAGAATCGTTTGCCTGCCCCTGTATGATACACTCACCATCCCCGATCTGGATATGATTTCACGTATATTATTGAGAGCACAGAAATATCCTGTGAAAACCATCAATACACAAAATGGCTTTGGAGAATTGATTGCCAATCGAATAGAAAAAGTCATAAATGGTCATGAAAAAAAGTAAAACAGCTATGAAAAGTATAGAAACTGAAGTGATGGTTAGCATCTGCTGTGTAACTTACAATCATGAGAAGTATATAGCACAGGCTATTGAGGGCTACTTGATGCAGCAAACTTCTTTT encodes:
- the tviB gene encoding Vi polysaccharide biosynthesis UDP-N-acetylglucosamine C-6 dehydrogenase TviB; the protein is MHEIEPVRIAIIGLGYVGLPLAVEFAKKHKVIGFDILQRRVDELNEGKDCTLEVSEEELKKVLTFYCTVQNGLYCTSEKDKLNSCKVFIVTVPTPVDKNNRPDLTPLIKASNLVASVLKKGDIVVYESTVYPGVTEDECVPILAEKSGLVYNEDFFVGYSPERINPGDKEHTVANILKITSGSTPETATKIDNLYRSVIGAGTHKASSIKVAEAAKIIENAQRDINIAFVNELAMIFNRLGIDTTEVLTAAGTKWNFLNFRPGLVGGHCIGVDPYYLAQKAQEVGYHPEIILAGRRVNDGMGAYVADQLIKQMIYNGTHIIDAEVLVLGFTFKENCPDVRNTKVIDIVRRLEEYKVKVCIHDPWANSDQVKQEYGVICQNGESKKRQYDAILIAVAHQEFKQLDLTKLCKENTVIYDIKSVLPNTMVSARL
- a CDS encoding DegT/DnrJ/EryC1/StrS family aminotransferase, producing the protein MIPVTKPFLPKIEEFENYVKSIWDRQWLTNNGPLVNDLELKLKQYLNVDYLLYVSNGTIALQMAIRALELKGEIITTPFSFVATTNSILWQGCKPVYVDIDPDTFNIDPNNIEAAITPKTSAILATHVYGNPCDIDAIQNIADKYGLKVIYDAAHCFGTKYKNRSVFAYGDISITSFHATKLFHTIEGGAVFTKKPELLEKMAFMRNFGYSGPDTFALAGINAKNSEFHAAMGLCNLGHIDAILEKRRSLSLHYRENLKKLKVKFQFIDSAPDYNYAYCPILFDSEELMHDCIVKLELAGVYCRRYFFPSLATLPFVSRKRMPVCDSVVKRIVCLPLYDTLTIPDLDMISRILLRAQKYPVKTINTQNGFGELIANRIEKVINGHEKK
- a CDS encoding UpxY family transcription antiterminator; the encoded protein is MEMALNYKRKLKKNWLVIYVRPRWEKKVDRLLQEQGIDTFCPLRTTENQWADRKKMVSVPLFTGYVFVKIDDRELTKVRYTLGVVNYIYFMGKPAVIRDSEIEQLKELMKTYNNLEIINLKDLSPGDRVRIKSGLFYNHEGKIIKVQGKTVLMSLDHIECALVTCIEINHLIKASPLNTALCTR
- a CDS encoding lipopolysaccharide biosynthesis protein, with amino-acid sequence MTLKEKTISGVIWAVGQQFGSKLISFFITIVLARILTPAEFGLIAMLSVFISIGNTLLDSGLTSSLIRTADADQKDFSTVFYFNLIGSTILYFILFFCAPLISSFYHQQVLTTIIRVYSLIFILNAFFGVQNTCLVKEMRFKTQTNIQIPSSLAGGILGIILAKTGYGVWSLVWMSLFTTFLSTILHWIYSDWRPALIFDKKSFNRHFDFGYKMTLSGILDTLYQNIYTLIIGKFYSATQLGYYSRADSISQLPTANISAAVNKVTYPMFSEISHNNVQLKRVNKKVMQQVIFWNAPILIFMSVAAQPLFSFLLTDKWLPAVPYFQILCIAGVMQPLHAYNLNILKVKGRSDLFLKLEVIKKALSVIGILSVIPFGIYGLLYFQLSFNFIGFYINTIYSGKMINYPVKEQILDILPTIILAVFIGISTYLLDSFLVDSFNINNLTRIIISALFYALTYLSISNLINLTAIIDFKQLILKR